A DNA window from Niabella yanshanensis contains the following coding sequences:
- the tamL gene encoding translocation and assembly module lipoprotein TamL gives MVFVFSSCTLFTVVRNEPQNKPYIFQTAINIKDNDLKKDEKSRLEAGLYEQLDDSIAARKLDKVFWEVLKNPQPLDTGLISRSLEFMNNYMVAEGYFHDSINFTTQVKNSGDQQRAFIDFNVWPGKPTRIDSLGYDLQDDSLQFLTNKNLKDALIKKGDRFAQTPISLEMDRLVELYRNNGYLLFTRNNLYALWDTLDLELLQPALDPLEQVTQIQKYQERKENPTANLEIRQKQLTDSISLQKYYVGNVTVYPDVRADTSNRSEKISTIRNVTVVQRSDKFKPKIFPQYVYLTRGELYRQSRYMRTVNRFNNLGTWRLVDIQQIPRERTDTVDFVMRLTPAPKYNFTTNLEGSFSQSVISGNFVGLGLNVGLQNRNFLKGANQLNTNIREGVELGGLNSGQFIQTRQISLSNSLIFPRYVFPGMNNFRQSFRGNIQSVLSLNAANTERRLLFNLTSFNTSWGYEFGWRSREYALTNRTFNLGIKIPNIEYSYIKKRDSLLSLISENPSIQNLFSDGLITSVITNFSMPWNSANRRSINVLRMNLEASGLLTGMVRNSFIDEQLYRFVKLDAEYAKLIKLSQKTGLVVRGFAGIGYELDATANPLKRSQLPFFKQYYSGGPNSMRAWQLRRLGPGSTVKYYENDASIDGEFIVPDRFGDVQLEANIEYRLPLFNIAGLPINGALFTDIGNIWYLKKEAGSAEERFRLSRLGKDIAIGSGAGIRADFSFFVIRLDYAYKVKDPSPDGRFADYQNKFFAYPFFRGSQLQIGIGYPFIF, from the coding sequence ATGGTATTTGTTTTTTCTTCCTGTACACTATTTACAGTGGTAAGAAACGAGCCTCAAAACAAACCCTATATCTTTCAAACCGCTATCAATATAAAAGATAATGACCTGAAGAAAGACGAAAAGTCGAGACTTGAAGCAGGCTTATATGAACAATTGGATGATAGTATTGCTGCCCGGAAACTGGATAAAGTATTTTGGGAAGTGCTAAAAAACCCGCAGCCCCTCGACACGGGACTGATCAGCAGATCACTGGAGTTTATGAATAATTATATGGTGGCAGAGGGCTACTTTCATGACTCAATTAATTTCACCACCCAGGTAAAAAATAGTGGAGACCAGCAAAGAGCCTTTATCGACTTTAATGTATGGCCCGGGAAACCAACCCGTATCGACTCGCTGGGCTACGACTTACAGGATGACAGTCTGCAATTTCTAACTAACAAAAACCTGAAGGATGCGCTGATTAAAAAAGGCGACCGCTTTGCGCAAACGCCGATTTCGCTGGAAATGGACCGCCTGGTGGAATTGTACAGGAATAATGGCTACCTCCTTTTTACACGTAATAATCTTTATGCACTCTGGGATACGCTGGACCTGGAATTACTGCAACCAGCATTAGACCCGTTAGAGCAGGTAACCCAGATCCAAAAATACCAGGAGCGAAAAGAAAACCCCACTGCTAACCTCGAGATCAGGCAGAAACAACTAACAGATAGCATCAGCCTGCAAAAATACTATGTGGGCAATGTAACCGTATATCCGGATGTACGGGCCGACACCTCCAACCGTTCAGAAAAAATTTCCACGATCCGTAACGTGACGGTAGTACAAAGATCGGACAAGTTTAAACCCAAAATATTCCCACAATACGTTTACTTAACCCGTGGCGAATTGTACCGCCAAAGCCGCTATATGCGTACGGTGAACCGGTTTAATAACCTGGGCACCTGGAGGTTAGTAGACATACAACAGATTCCACGGGAACGCACTGATACCGTAGATTTTGTAATGCGGCTGACTCCCGCACCTAAATATAATTTTACCACCAACCTGGAGGGTAGTTTCAGCCAAAGCGTTATCAGCGGAAATTTTGTAGGACTTGGATTGAATGTGGGGCTACAAAATCGGAATTTTTTAAAAGGAGCCAACCAGCTTAATACCAATATACGGGAAGGTGTCGAATTAGGAGGGCTTAACTCCGGTCAATTTATCCAAACGCGGCAGATCAGTTTGAGCAACTCCCTCATATTTCCCCGATATGTTTTTCCCGGCATGAACAATTTCAGACAATCGTTCAGGGGAAATATACAATCGGTACTCAGCTTAAATGCGGCCAATACCGAGCGAAGGCTGTTATTTAACCTTACCAGCTTTAATACTTCCTGGGGATATGAATTTGGTTGGCGGTCGAGGGAATATGCTTTAACCAACCGCACTTTTAACTTAGGTATTAAAATACCTAATATCGAGTATTCCTATATTAAGAAAAGGGACAGCCTTTTATCCCTGATCAGTGAAAACCCATCCATACAAAACCTGTTTTCCGATGGTTTGATCACTTCGGTAATCACCAATTTTTCTATGCCATGGAATAGTGCCAACAGGAGAAGTATTAATGTTTTAAGAATGAACCTGGAAGCTTCGGGTCTGCTTACGGGAATGGTACGTAACAGTTTTATAGACGAGCAGCTATATCGTTTTGTTAAGCTGGATGCGGAATATGCCAAACTTATAAAGCTGTCCCAAAAAACAGGTCTGGTAGTAAGAGGTTTTGCAGGCATTGGCTATGAACTGGATGCCACCGCTAACCCGCTAAAGCGATCGCAGCTACCTTTTTTCAAACAGTATTACAGTGGGGGACCTAACAGCATGCGTGCCTGGCAATTACGGCGGCTGGGACCGGGTTCTACCGTTAAGTACTACGAGAACGATGCGTCTATTGACGGTGAATTTATAGTACCGGACAGATTTGGAGATGTACAATTGGAGGCTAATATCGAATACAGGCTCCCTTTGTTTAATATCGCGGGCCTCCCCATTAATGGCGCCCTTTTTACCGATATTGGTAATATCTGGTACCTTAAAAAAGAAGCCGGTTCAGCAGAGGAAAGATTTAGATTATCGCGTTTGGGCAAAGACATTGCCATTGGCTCCGGAGCAGGTATCAGGGCCGATTTCAGCTTCTTCGTTATTCGCCTGGATTATGCCTATAAGGTAAAAGACCCCAGCCCTGACGGCCGGTTTGCAGACTATCAGAACAAATTCTTTGCTTACCCTTTCTTCCGGGGCAGCCAGCTGCAGATAGGCATCGGGTATCCTTTTATCTTCTAG
- a CDS encoding LOG family protein yields MKEKEKIARKIAEPIIPAKEHVYLEGPKSRGYEFIFLFKVAWEFLKGMRNLHFVGPCVTVFGSARFKEDHDYYKKAVEFGARIAGTGFTTMTGGGPGIMEAANRGAFEAGGQSVGCNIKLPFEQHYNRYLTKAVTFDHFFIRKTLLIKYSYAFIIMPGGFGTMDEFFETLTLIQTKTIAQFPIVIFGKEFYADLMVAIEDMAEKGTISPEDLDLVLLTDDIDEAMDHISKYITTNYKIKRRRRIPWFFEKK; encoded by the coding sequence ATGAAAGAAAAAGAGAAAATTGCCAGGAAGATTGCAGAACCCATTATACCAGCCAAAGAGCATGTATACCTGGAAGGACCTAAAAGCAGGGGCTATGAGTTTATTTTCCTGTTCAAAGTGGCCTGGGAATTTCTAAAAGGGATGAGAAACCTGCATTTCGTAGGACCCTGTGTAACCGTGTTTGGCTCCGCCCGGTTCAAAGAAGATCATGATTATTATAAAAAAGCGGTAGAGTTTGGCGCCAGAATAGCTGGTACGGGCTTCACAACCATGACGGGTGGCGGACCAGGGATTATGGAAGCTGCTAACCGGGGAGCTTTCGAAGCAGGTGGTCAATCAGTAGGATGTAATATCAAGCTGCCTTTTGAGCAACACTACAACAGATATCTTACCAAAGCAGTAACTTTTGATCATTTCTTTATCCGGAAGACCTTGCTGATCAAATACAGCTACGCTTTTATTATCATGCCGGGTGGTTTTGGTACCATGGACGAGTTCTTTGAAACACTGACGCTCATACAAACCAAAACAATTGCACAGTTTCCTATTGTTATTTTTGGCAAAGAATTTTATGCCGACCTCATGGTGGCTATCGAAGATATGGCAGAGAAGGGAACTATCTCTCCTGAAGACCTTGACCTGGTATTATTGACAGACGATATCGATGAAGCAATGGATCATATCAGTAAATATATTACCACCAACTATAAAATAAAAAGACGCAGGCGTATACCCTGGTTTTTTGAAAAAAAATAA